The proteins below are encoded in one region of Sphingobacterium sp. R2:
- a CDS encoding SusC/RagA family TonB-linked outer membrane protein: MMIIYKITRVRRWKKLWGIAKPFTLLLFLLYVGQATLFAQAKRQIKGIVVDSNHKKVSGASIRVKGTSLATATDDNGAFTIQVPADNTLLTVSKLGYAKIEVDIHNKNTIEVQLTDQSIEIEETVVVGYGRQKKETVVGAIAQTSGKILERAGGVSSVGAALTGNLPGVITTASTGMPGEEDPRIVIRGRSTWNNTDPLVMVDGVERPLSAVDISSIETISVLKDASATAVYGVRGANGVILITTKRGIEGQMMIRGTVNNIVKTVSQLPGKMDSYDALMLRNKVIEYELGINPTSWANYSPQGIINKYRFPADQTERERYVNTNWAKELFKSQAFSQNSSVNIAGGTPFVKYFANADYLYEGDMFRQFENARGYKTGYGFNRLNVRSNLDFQLTPTTKFSTNLAGSRGVRKSPFGGGNHYSYWIAAYTVAPDAIYPRYSDGTWGYNALNPNAGINSARVLAISGTEYTTTSRITSDFTLEQDLKFLAKGLNVRGTLSLDNTFVEGNRGINDANNNTQTKWINPETGLPTYQITSDATNRFDFVEGIDWTTGGGVVDNRLTYRRLFYQLQLNYATTIAQNHNISAMGLVNRNQYGTGNTVPSYREDWVFRTTYNYKNKYMLEYNGAYTGSEKFAPENRFAFFNSGGIGWLVSEEEFLKPLSFLSMLKLRGSYGDIGDDSGGGQFLYLTQWSYGGTSGMGVDGRFSYSDGNTSPYIWYKENILGNPNIRWEKVKKLNFGVDFGLFNGQISGKVDFFKDHRTNVLITGSGRSIPSYFGVEAPTANLGEVENKGYEVELKFNKQLNLDWRIWADINFTHAKDKVINADAAELLPEYQKPDNKQVNQTYSYVSSGYYNTWDELYGSTIHESNDLAKLPGNYHILDYNGDGIIDAKDNIPYAFPSVPQNTYNLTIGFDWKNFSIMTQWYAVNNVTRQVVFNSFAGQLNLAYDEGSYWSKDNINADVPLPRWLSQPSGYNTGNRYMFDGSYIRLKTAEIAYNFNRESSVIKRMGLQNLRLFLNGNNLIFWSKMPDDRESNYAGTGWASQGAYPTVKRFNLGANITF; encoded by the coding sequence ATGATGATTATATATAAAATCACACGAGTAAGGCGTTGGAAAAAGCTATGGGGTATAGCTAAGCCATTCACTTTACTGCTTTTCCTACTTTACGTGGGGCAGGCAACACTCTTTGCACAGGCCAAAAGACAGATAAAGGGCATTGTCGTCGATAGTAACCATAAAAAAGTGAGCGGTGCATCCATCCGGGTAAAAGGCACATCGCTGGCCACGGCTACTGATGATAATGGAGCTTTTACAATCCAGGTCCCGGCAGATAATACTTTGTTGACTGTTTCTAAGCTAGGATATGCCAAAATAGAAGTCGATATCCACAATAAAAACACCATTGAAGTACAGTTAACCGATCAGTCAATCGAAATCGAAGAAACGGTAGTTGTCGGGTACGGTCGTCAGAAAAAGGAAACCGTTGTAGGAGCTATTGCGCAGACTTCCGGTAAAATTCTCGAGCGCGCAGGAGGTGTTTCCAGCGTAGGTGCCGCACTTACAGGCAATCTACCAGGCGTAATTACCACTGCAAGTACAGGTATGCCTGGCGAAGAGGATCCTCGTATTGTGATCCGCGGCCGTAGTACGTGGAATAATACCGACCCTTTAGTGATGGTCGATGGTGTGGAAAGACCGTTATCCGCGGTGGATATTAGCTCTATTGAAACAATCTCTGTCCTCAAAGATGCCTCGGCAACTGCTGTCTATGGTGTTAGAGGGGCAAACGGGGTTATTTTAATCACCACTAAGCGGGGTATAGAAGGACAAATGATGATACGGGGTACCGTCAACAACATTGTAAAGACCGTTTCCCAGCTTCCAGGCAAAATGGATTCTTATGATGCATTGATGCTACGGAACAAGGTAATAGAGTATGAATTGGGTATCAATCCTACAAGTTGGGCCAACTATTCACCGCAGGGTATTATCAATAAATACCGCTTTCCTGCTGACCAAACTGAACGAGAGCGCTATGTCAATACCAATTGGGCGAAAGAACTCTTTAAAAGCCAAGCATTTTCGCAAAACAGCAGTGTAAATATTGCCGGCGGCACCCCTTTTGTCAAATACTTTGCTAACGCGGATTACCTCTATGAAGGCGATATGTTCCGCCAGTTTGAAAATGCGAGGGGTTATAAAACGGGCTATGGTTTCAACCGCCTTAATGTGCGCTCGAATCTGGATTTCCAGCTAACGCCAACGACAAAATTTTCAACAAATCTAGCGGGCTCCCGTGGTGTCCGAAAAAGTCCATTTGGCGGCGGAAATCATTATTCATATTGGATTGCAGCGTACACCGTAGCGCCGGATGCTATTTATCCGCGCTATTCAGATGGCACATGGGGATATAATGCACTAAACCCGAATGCCGGCATAAACTCTGCCCGTGTGCTGGCCATCAGTGGAACGGAGTATACGACAACAAGTCGCATTACAAGCGATTTTACGCTCGAACAAGATCTTAAATTTTTAGCAAAAGGACTAAATGTACGTGGAACGCTGTCACTGGACAATACTTTCGTTGAAGGTAATCGCGGTATCAACGACGCGAATAACAATACCCAAACCAAGTGGATAAATCCCGAAACCGGACTTCCGACTTACCAGATCACTTCTGACGCTACCAATAGATTTGATTTTGTCGAAGGTATTGACTGGACAACAGGAGGCGGTGTTGTCGATAACAGACTTACTTATCGAAGATTATTCTACCAATTACAACTGAATTACGCAACTACAATTGCTCAAAACCACAATATTTCGGCGATGGGATTAGTCAACCGCAATCAATACGGAACAGGAAACACCGTTCCTTCCTACCGGGAAGACTGGGTATTCCGTACCACCTACAACTATAAAAACAAATATATGCTCGAATATAACGGTGCATATACTGGTTCAGAAAAATTCGCACCTGAAAATAGATTTGCTTTTTTTAACTCAGGGGGTATTGGCTGGTTGGTTTCAGAAGAAGAATTTTTAAAACCATTATCCTTTTTAAGTATGTTAAAGCTGCGTGGTTCTTATGGAGATATTGGTGACGACAGTGGTGGTGGGCAATTTCTCTATCTTACCCAATGGTCTTATGGCGGTACTTCAGGAATGGGTGTAGACGGTCGTTTTTCCTACTCCGACGGGAACACCAGCCCATATATCTGGTATAAAGAAAATATTCTTGGAAATCCAAATATCCGCTGGGAAAAAGTAAAGAAGCTAAACTTCGGTGTAGATTTTGGACTTTTCAATGGCCAGATTTCCGGAAAGGTAGATTTCTTCAAGGATCATAGGACGAATGTACTTATCACCGGCAGCGGGCGGTCAATTCCATCCTATTTCGGTGTTGAGGCCCCAACGGCCAACCTCGGGGAGGTAGAAAACAAAGGCTATGAAGTCGAACTGAAATTTAATAAGCAACTCAATCTTGATTGGCGGATATGGGCTGATATCAATTTTACCCACGCTAAGGATAAAGTCATCAATGCTGATGCAGCTGAATTGCTGCCAGAATATCAGAAACCAGATAACAAACAGGTAAATCAAACCTATTCCTATGTGAGCTCCGGATATTACAATACATGGGACGAACTTTATGGCAGCACCATTCACGAAAGCAATGACCTTGCAAAGCTTCCCGGCAATTATCACATCTTGGATTATAACGGAGATGGTATTATCGACGCCAAGGATAATATACCTTATGCCTTTCCTTCGGTTCCCCAAAACACCTACAATTTGACGATTGGGTTTGACTGGAAGAATTTCAGTATTATGACGCAGTGGTACGCTGTCAATAATGTCACCCGCCAAGTTGTCTTCAACAGTTTCGCAGGACAGCTTAATCTGGCCTACGATGAGGGCTCCTATTGGTCAAAGGATAATATCAATGCCGATGTGCCACTGCCGCGCTGGTTATCGCAACCGAGCGGTTATAACACCGGAAACAGGTATATGTTTGATGGCTCATACATTCGATTAAAGACTGCTGAAATAGCCTACAATTTTAATCGTGAATCGAGCGTAATCAAACGCATGGGCCTACAGAATTTGCGCCTATTCCTAAACGGAAACAATTTGATCTTCTGGTCGAAAATGCCCGATGATCGAGAATCCAATTATGCCGGTACAGGCTGGGCATCTCAAGGAGCATATCCTACCGTAAAACGGTTTAATCTAGGTGCAAACATTACTTTTTAA
- a CDS encoding endo-1,4-beta-xylanase — translation MKKINKTIVILLSLGTVWSSCSKYHALEYAVDKPEKVIEQEDINAYNPLKSYLDKEANPGFKLGVALNINDYLNKGVLYRLSNRNFEEMVMGYEMKHGSIVRADGSLNLSRVEQLITSAQENNMALYGHTLCWHSGQNAAYLNKLIAPVEIPGSDGPALAGHALKMTNPSVVNPWEAQTAHAINSIEVGKEYVLKIVARGNKAGNLSIDLQTSSNYTGDNMGSLALTTSYKEYELKATATAERDRFIINFGQYDGTIFIDKVVLKKTGSSANLIANGDFESNIDGWGGWGNNSTRAQSADGEGYGSPGGYSIEKTPAEKETILTKALETFIAGMLEKTKGYIKAWDVVNEPMSDWPDQYALKTGIGKTDLADDEFYWQDYLGKDYAVKAFQLARKYGNANDLLFINDYGLEGSGNKCKGLIAYVSYIESKGVKVDGIGTQMHIDINTSKDNIVSMFNLLASTGKMIKVSELDIGLGNGIKTSNATVEMYQKQADLYRYVVEKYLAIIPKDKQYGITIWSPLDSPDQESSFWRRGEPVGLWTEGFVRKPAYQAVAEALVAKKQDH, via the coding sequence ATGAAAAAAATCAATAAAACTATCGTCATCCTACTTTCGCTCGGCACCGTATGGAGTTCCTGTTCCAAATATCATGCCCTGGAATACGCTGTCGACAAACCAGAGAAAGTAATTGAACAAGAAGATATAAATGCCTACAATCCCCTAAAAAGTTATTTAGACAAGGAGGCAAACCCAGGTTTTAAGCTTGGTGTAGCGCTCAATATAAACGACTATTTAAACAAAGGGGTGCTTTACCGTCTGTCTAACCGTAATTTTGAGGAAATGGTCATGGGCTATGAAATGAAGCATGGCTCCATTGTGCGGGCAGACGGTAGCCTCAACCTATCCCGTGTGGAGCAGCTTATCACGTCCGCACAGGAAAACAATATGGCTTTATATGGGCATACGCTGTGCTGGCACTCGGGACAGAATGCGGCCTATCTCAATAAATTAATAGCACCTGTGGAAATACCAGGTTCCGACGGGCCAGCCCTAGCTGGTCATGCTTTAAAAATGACCAATCCTTCCGTTGTGAACCCTTGGGAAGCACAGACAGCCCATGCCATTAATTCCATCGAGGTGGGGAAAGAGTATGTCTTAAAGATTGTCGCCCGGGGCAATAAAGCAGGTAACCTAAGCATTGATTTGCAGACTTCTTCCAATTATACTGGTGACAATATGGGCTCATTAGCATTAACGACGAGCTATAAAGAGTACGAACTCAAAGCTACCGCGACTGCCGAAAGAGATCGTTTTATTATCAATTTCGGCCAATACGACGGTACTATATTCATCGACAAGGTTGTGCTCAAAAAGACCGGTAGTTCAGCTAATCTGATTGCTAACGGAGATTTTGAAAGCAATATCGATGGCTGGGGCGGCTGGGGAAACAACTCCACTAGAGCACAGTCAGCGGATGGTGAGGGCTATGGCAGTCCCGGAGGCTATAGTATTGAAAAAACACCGGCAGAGAAAGAAACCATACTCACCAAAGCGCTGGAGACATTTATTGCTGGTATGCTGGAAAAAACCAAAGGTTACATAAAAGCCTGGGATGTCGTCAACGAACCCATGTCCGACTGGCCAGACCAATATGCTTTAAAGACCGGAATCGGAAAAACCGATTTGGCGGATGACGAATTCTATTGGCAAGATTATTTAGGAAAAGATTATGCCGTAAAAGCCTTCCAGCTTGCCCGCAAATATGGCAATGCCAACGATCTCCTATTCATTAATGATTATGGCTTAGAAGGCAGTGGTAACAAATGTAAGGGGCTGATTGCCTATGTCAGCTACATCGAAAGCAAGGGGGTTAAAGTAGATGGGATCGGTACCCAGATGCACATCGATATCAATACCAGCAAAGACAATATCGTCAGTATGTTCAATCTATTGGCCTCCACCGGTAAGATGATCAAAGTATCCGAGCTGGACATCGGCTTAGGAAATGGCATCAAAACTAGCAATGCCACGGTTGAAATGTATCAGAAACAAGCTGACCTGTACAGGTATGTCGTTGAAAAATATCTGGCAATCATTCCAAAGGATAAGCAATACGGTATTACCATATGGAGCCCATTGGATAGCCCCGATCAGGAGAGTTCATTCTGGCGCCGCGGAGAGCCGGTTGGTTTATGGACCGAAGGATTTGTTCGAAAGCCAGCCTATCAGGCTGTCGCTGAGGCATTGGTAGCTAAAAAACAAGATCATTAA
- a CDS encoding RagB/SusD family nutrient uptake outer membrane protein — protein MMKKILMIAILSSLLFSSCDDMFEPTLENNLEIETANSRPLYAQGLLLNGYNRIPSNSYSFDDVSTDNAVSNDKNNTFLKTATGQWTSINNPFDQWRNSYAAIQYLNNFLSLTDQVEWAMEPKVSALFNDRMKGEAYGLRALFMFHLLQAHAGKSSTGEIMGVPIRLTPETVNSDFNQPRASFEACMQQLYDDIKNAEDLLPMDYENITSDSQVPAKYAGSINANDYNRVFGDTFKLRMTKRIAQAIRARAALLAASPAYSEGSKTTWEQAANYAGQVIQAKGGASGIDPKGFTWYNKDVIDGLTSGSNPAEIIWRTDKGNSNSMEQDHFPPTLFGRGRLNPTQNLVDAFPMENGYPISDANSAYNKANPYDKRDPRLKTYIIVNGATAGVSNTAINTTANSATNDGLNKVETSTRTGYYLKKLLRQDVNLNPSSSTQQMHFNARIRMTEMYLAYAEAANEAWGPTGMGTFAFSAYDIIKAIRRRAGVGTNNGDPYLEQVKNNKDQMRQLIRNERRLELCFEGFRFWDLRRWKMDINVAAKGINITNNNYTEIPVENRVYENYMNYGPIPYSEVLKYSNLIQNIGWN, from the coding sequence ATGATGAAAAAAATACTAATGATAGCTATCCTGAGCAGCCTGTTATTTTCTTCCTGCGATGATATGTTTGAGCCTACTCTAGAGAACAATCTCGAAATTGAAACGGCCAATAGCCGTCCTTTGTATGCCCAGGGACTGCTCTTAAATGGATATAACCGGATTCCGAGCAACAGTTACAGCTTTGACGATGTATCAACCGACAATGCGGTGAGCAACGACAAGAACAATACTTTTCTAAAAACGGCAACCGGACAGTGGACAAGCATAAACAACCCTTTCGATCAATGGCGCAACAGTTACGCAGCTATCCAATATCTAAATAATTTTCTGTCCTTAACCGATCAAGTAGAATGGGCAATGGAACCAAAAGTCAGCGCCCTATTCAACGACCGGATGAAAGGCGAAGCCTACGGTCTTCGTGCGCTATTTATGTTCCATCTTCTACAAGCACATGCCGGCAAGTCAAGTACAGGAGAAATAATGGGCGTACCCATTCGTTTGACTCCCGAGACCGTCAATTCGGATTTCAATCAACCTCGAGCCTCATTTGAAGCCTGTATGCAGCAGTTATACGATGATATAAAAAATGCAGAGGACCTCCTCCCAATGGATTATGAAAATATAACCAGCGATAGCCAAGTTCCAGCCAAATATGCAGGATCTATAAACGCCAATGATTACAATCGCGTATTTGGCGATACTTTTAAACTACGGATGACCAAACGCATCGCACAAGCTATCCGAGCTAGAGCAGCGCTGCTAGCTGCCAGCCCAGCATACAGTGAAGGGAGCAAAACCACTTGGGAACAAGCCGCAAACTATGCGGGACAGGTCATTCAAGCCAAAGGCGGAGCCAGTGGCATCGATCCTAAAGGATTTACCTGGTACAATAAAGACGTAATCGATGGCCTGACCTCTGGATCCAATCCAGCCGAAATTATTTGGCGCACTGACAAAGGAAATAGCAACAGCATGGAACAAGACCATTTTCCGCCCACCTTATTTGGAAGAGGGCGACTCAATCCAACACAAAACCTGGTCGATGCCTTCCCTATGGAGAATGGCTATCCCATTAGCGATGCCAATTCGGCTTACAACAAGGCCAATCCTTACGACAAAAGGGATCCCCGATTAAAAACCTATATCATTGTCAATGGAGCAACAGCAGGGGTCAGCAATACAGCGATCAATACAACAGCCAATAGTGCAACAAATGACGGCTTAAACAAAGTGGAAACCTCCACACGGACGGGGTACTACCTGAAAAAGCTCCTGCGTCAGGATGTCAATCTCAATCCATCATCTTCAACCCAGCAAATGCATTTCAACGCTCGTATACGCATGACAGAAATGTATCTAGCCTATGCCGAAGCAGCTAATGAAGCTTGGGGACCTACCGGCATGGGAACCTTTGCGTTCTCTGCCTACGATATCATTAAAGCTATCCGCAGGCGTGCAGGTGTAGGCACCAACAATGGCGATCCATACCTCGAGCAAGTAAAAAACAATAAAGATCAAATGCGGCAGCTGATCCGAAACGAACGCCGACTGGAGCTATGCTTTGAAGGATTTCGCTTTTGGGATCTACGCCGCTGGAAAATGGACATCAATGTCGCCGCCAAGGGAATAAACATCACTAATAATAACTATACCGAAATACCTGTAGAAAATAGAGTCTATGAAAACTATATGAATTACGGTCCAATTCCCTACAGTGAGGTACTTAAATACAGTAATCTTATACAAAATATAGGTTGGAATTAA
- a CDS encoding DUF5627 domain-containing protein has protein sequence MKKINILYAMALVSLASCKNNDWEFPDFEFQSVYFAYQTPVRTLTLGEDIFDNSLDNQHKVKVMATTGGVYNNGKDIRIDFVVDNSLTNGLSYPNGQAVTALPNNYYQLSSNQINIPSGSLTGGVEVQLTNAFFADSKSLETYYVLPLRMTKVVNADSILSGKTSLQTANRAIVSDWDVAPKDFIFYALKYINPWHGNYLRRGTDQIVGKGANGNLTKNVVRHQTYVEKDEVKSVNTAALKKSILPLSFKGADNVNITVNLNLTFDDDNNCSVSSGSAGISASGTGKFVKRGEKNSWGNTDRDALYLSYTIDMAQMTVTSKDTLVMRDRSVKMETFTPIKK, from the coding sequence ATGAAAAAGATCAATATCCTCTACGCAATGGCATTAGTTAGCTTGGCGTCTTGCAAAAATAATGATTGGGAGTTCCCAGACTTTGAATTTCAATCGGTGTACTTCGCCTATCAGACACCCGTCAGAACGTTAACGCTGGGCGAAGACATTTTTGACAACAGCCTCGACAACCAGCATAAGGTGAAAGTCATGGCAACCACTGGAGGAGTATACAACAATGGAAAAGACATCCGTATCGATTTTGTTGTCGACAACAGCCTTACGAATGGCCTTAGCTATCCAAACGGGCAGGCAGTTACCGCATTACCCAACAATTACTACCAGCTTAGCAGCAATCAAATTAACATCCCAAGTGGTAGTCTCACAGGCGGTGTTGAAGTGCAACTGACTAACGCATTTTTTGCCGACTCAAAATCCTTGGAAACCTATTACGTACTTCCTCTAAGGATGACAAAAGTGGTTAACGCCGATTCCATCCTCTCCGGTAAAACGTCGCTACAGACTGCCAATAGGGCTATTGTATCCGATTGGGATGTCGCACCAAAAGATTTTATCTTTTATGCACTCAAATATATCAATCCCTGGCACGGCAATTACCTGCGTCGGGGTACCGACCAGATCGTGGGCAAAGGTGCTAACGGCAACCTGACTAAAAATGTCGTCAGGCACCAGACTTATGTAGAAAAAGATGAAGTCAAAAGCGTCAATACAGCAGCACTTAAAAAGTCGATTTTGCCGCTATCTTTTAAGGGAGCTGATAATGTTAATATCACTGTCAATCTGAACTTAACTTTTGATGACGATAATAATTGCAGTGTTAGCTCAGGCAGCGCGGGAATATCTGCGTCAGGGACCGGAAAGTTCGTCAAACGGGGCGAAAAAAATAGCTGGGGCAATACAGACAGAGATGCACTTTATTTATCCTATACGATTGATATGGCACAAATGACTGTCACAAGCAAGGATACCCTCGTGATGCGGGACAGATCTGTCAAAATGGAAACTTTTACACCCATCAAAAAGTAG
- a CDS encoding TonB-dependent receptor plug domain-containing protein, whose translation MKYKKLTIALCLGLSWIATTEGMAKASHDPNVITDRNIFRELLRAAVPDSSGTDSTSIVQVAFRKVHKNDLMGNVQTINIPQLLDKSYNTYSLENLDAFIPGYNGNIWGMSGYLVLVDGFPRDANNVMPTEIEQISVLKGVNAIALYGSRAAKGVISISTKRGMAGGQKIKIRANAGINAAISYPQYLGSAEYMTLYNEARQNDGLTPLYSAETIYQHAAGTNPFRYPNVDYYSWDYIKDHYNRYDATAEISGGNQRAQYYTNFGFWSEGAMLNFGQAKKNGGANRFNMRGNIDVKVSDLISLNVDAAASFYVSKGVNANYWNEAATIRPHRFSPLIPIDMIEEGDINSMVYVNNSNFLIDGKYLLGEVSSTKPMLLEIFMPVAQIVISTGSFNLIRV comes from the coding sequence ATGAAGTACAAAAAATTAACGATAGCACTATGTCTTGGATTAAGCTGGATCGCCACCACTGAAGGAATGGCCAAAGCATCGCATGATCCAAACGTAATAACAGATAGAAATATATTCCGTGAATTGTTGAGAGCCGCAGTTCCAGACAGTAGCGGCACAGATAGTACATCAATTGTACAAGTCGCATTCCGCAAAGTTCATAAAAATGATCTCATGGGCAATGTTCAAACCATCAACATTCCTCAATTGCTCGATAAGAGCTATAATACCTATAGTCTAGAAAATCTCGATGCATTTATTCCAGGTTATAATGGAAATATTTGGGGAATGAGCGGTTATTTGGTCTTAGTGGATGGATTTCCGCGCGATGCCAACAATGTGATGCCCACAGAAATCGAGCAGATCAGTGTGCTAAAAGGAGTCAATGCCATTGCACTTTATGGGAGCCGGGCGGCCAAAGGCGTCATCAGCATTAGCACAAAACGTGGAATGGCCGGGGGCCAGAAGATCAAAATCAGGGCGAATGCTGGTATCAACGCTGCGATAAGCTATCCGCAATACCTGGGCTCAGCAGAATATATGACATTGTATAACGAAGCCCGACAAAATGATGGATTAACACCGCTTTATAGCGCTGAAACGATCTATCAACACGCAGCTGGAACAAATCCCTTTCGCTACCCTAACGTCGATTACTATTCATGGGACTATATTAAAGATCATTACAACCGCTACGATGCGACTGCCGAAATATCAGGGGGCAACCAGCGGGCGCAATACTATACCAACTTTGGATTCTGGTCAGAAGGAGCTATGCTCAATTTTGGACAAGCGAAGAAAAATGGTGGTGCCAATAGATTTAATATGCGCGGTAATATAGATGTCAAAGTCAGTGACCTCATCTCATTAAATGTAGATGCAGCAGCCAGTTTCTATGTTTCAAAAGGAGTAAATGCTAACTATTGGAATGAAGCAGCCACCATACGCCCACATCGCTTCTCCCCCCTCATCCCGATTGATATGATTGAAGAAGGAGATATCAACTCGATGGTCTATGTCAACAACAGTAATTTTCTTATCGATGGCAAATATCTCCTGGGGGAAGTCAGCTCGACCAAACCAATGCTTTTGGAAATATTTATGCCGGTGGCACAAATCGTGATCTCAACCGGCAGTTTCAATTTAATACGGGTTTGA
- a CDS encoding RagB/SusD family nutrient uptake outer membrane protein has protein sequence MKKYFKVIFITGVLWSSTSLLSCNKYLDKEEQSNVSSKEAFKNFINFQGYTEELYNCVVNFSNNYWTNSWNWGEDEITSTANNFHFVNKIDEGNFWGWQRDFDGWGAGWMDQGDFTTRNDDVFANRAFRDLWSAAWFGLRKISLGLENIDKLTEATQEERDLIKGQLLFFRGWFHHRLMEYFGGMPYINYVLPSDEKLRLPRLSYQACADLAAADFREAADLLPIDWDNTTAGKRTLGKNQLRINKIMALAYLGKNYLWAGSPLMNFQSTGSKTYHADYCKKAAQAFGELLSLVESGQTSYALVPLANIHLNFYTTGQNWAMPGSTEAIFRGPYIDAWVSNWGTSKQYIPLEVGDGDLKFNPTANYVDYYGMKSGLPIKDITKSDSESGYNAEYPWKDRDPRFYKDIIFDGTKVVQGNMSASEEKNRNANLYTGGSYRDTRTGSQTGYVLRKFIPLTANKYDQAYSYGTTLHIYVPYMRLADVYLMYAEAAMMASNSATGKADNYGKTAVDAINIIRDRAGVGHVNSKFLGSAESLLPELRRERAVELSFEGHRFNDLRRWLLLTEAPYTLKKAVFFDRAGVFNNQDPSQNRVVNIQENIILERKFTSKHYWLPLKVRDVSMYPEFYQNPGW, from the coding sequence ATGAAAAAATATTTCAAGGTAATTTTTATAACGGGTGTGCTGTGGTCATCCACATCCTTACTCTCCTGCAATAAATATCTAGATAAAGAAGAGCAGTCCAACGTATCATCCAAAGAAGCATTCAAAAATTTTATAAACTTTCAGGGGTATACCGAAGAGCTGTATAACTGTGTAGTTAATTTCAGTAACAACTACTGGACCAACTCTTGGAACTGGGGCGAGGACGAAATAACTTCCACAGCAAACAATTTTCATTTCGTAAACAAAATAGACGAAGGTAATTTTTGGGGTTGGCAAAGAGACTTTGATGGTTGGGGAGCCGGTTGGATGGATCAGGGCGATTTTACCACCAGAAATGACGATGTATTCGCCAACCGCGCCTTCCGCGATTTATGGAGCGCCGCATGGTTTGGGCTTCGCAAAATAAGCTTAGGCTTAGAAAATATAGATAAACTGACCGAAGCAACACAAGAAGAAAGGGATCTGATCAAGGGGCAATTGTTATTTTTCCGAGGTTGGTTTCACCATCGACTAATGGAATATTTTGGCGGTATGCCTTACATTAATTATGTACTTCCTAGCGACGAAAAGCTTCGACTACCAAGACTGAGCTATCAGGCCTGTGCGGATCTTGCCGCAGCCGATTTTAGAGAAGCGGCCGACCTTTTGCCAATTGATTGGGATAATACAACCGCTGGAAAACGTACACTGGGTAAAAATCAGCTGCGCATCAATAAAATTATGGCGCTGGCCTACCTTGGTAAGAACTACCTTTGGGCAGGAAGTCCCTTAATGAACTTTCAGTCAACAGGAAGTAAGACCTATCACGCAGATTATTGTAAAAAAGCGGCTCAAGCTTTTGGTGAATTGCTCTCGCTTGTCGAAAGCGGCCAGACAAGTTATGCGCTGGTACCACTAGCCAATATCCATTTAAACTTCTATACAACGGGACAAAACTGGGCGATGCCAGGAAGTACAGAGGCAATCTTCAGGGGACCTTATATTGATGCCTGGGTATCTAATTGGGGGACCAGCAAACAGTACATCCCTTTAGAGGTTGGCGACGGCGACCTGAAGTTCAATCCGACCGCAAATTATGTCGACTACTATGGCATGAAAAGTGGCTTACCGATCAAGGACATTACCAAGTCCGACTCGGAATCGGGATATAATGCCGAATACCCTTGGAAAGATCGGGATCCACGCTTTTATAAGGACATTATTTTTGACGGCACAAAGGTCGTTCAGGGAAACATGTCCGCGTCAGAAGAGAAAAACCGCAATGCCAATCTATACACAGGCGGAAGCTATCGAGATACCCGTACTGGCAGTCAGACAGGCTATGTCTTACGCAAATTTATCCCTTTGACAGCCAATAAATATGATCAAGCTTATAGTTACGGAACCACGCTTCATATTTACGTCCCTTACATGCGCCTTGCCGATGTTTATTTGATGTATGCAGAAGCAGCCATGATGGCTTCCAATTCGGCCACGGGCAAAGCAGACAATTATGGTAAAACCGCTGTCGACGCTATCAATATCATACGCGACCGGGCTGGCGTGGGACATGTAAACAGTAAGTTTCTTGGCTCTGCCGAATCCCTGCTTCCCGAGTTACGCCGCGAACGCGCTGTCGAACTTTCTTTCGAAGGGCACCGCTTTAATGATCTGCGCCGCTGGTTGTTGCTGACAGAAGCTCCATATACCTTAAAAAAAGCGGTTTTCTTTGATCGAGCAGGCGTATTTAACAACCAAGATCCATCTCAAAATCGTGTCGTCAATATTCAAGAGAATATCATTTTGGAACGCAAATTCACGAGCAAACACTACTGGTTGCCACTAAAAGTCAGAGATGTCAGTATGTATCCCGAGTTCTATCAGAACCCAGGCTGGTAA